From the genome of Pelobacter propionicus DSM 2379, one region includes:
- a CDS encoding type I polyketide synthase, which yields MHQSSSVAIVGIGGIFPDAPDLARFWDNIRLARSASRVVPEGRWRLGVETAYHPEVGRVDHVYSRHGCFIQEIPSLAGLSGLAPGFQLPDGLDPLFHLLIHAGTRAFDDGITEPLDRSRIGVIIGNLALPSETSALISRQWLGRSFQEKLLGHAPQASAVNPINRYVAGLPAGMLAQALGLGGTSCALDAACASSLYAIKLACDELLSGRTDAMLSGGLSRPDPLYTQMGFSQLRALSRRGICSPFDASGDGLVVGEGAGIFLLKRTEDALAHGDRIYGIIRGIGLSNDVGGSLLAPLSEGQVRAMRNAYARAGWDPSDVDLIECHATGTQVGDATEVASLRELWGASRPEGRTCVIGSIKSNIGHLLTAAGAAALTKVLLAMTEEQLPPTANFSSPQPGMDLDNSPFRVLTEGIPWERRGKGIPRRAAVSAFGFGGINAHLLVEEWLPESGRTRPGKHDQKPKPHPGVAVVGMDARFGPWQSLRAFQERVLGGGPHTTPTPPTRWWGAQESAWYQEEGLQQTPFNGFYLDEVAVAAEQFRIPPREIEEMLPQQILMLTSAAAAMADAGLDREGNLRAGVFVGISLDLNSTNFSFRWSLAERAKEWARELGRQMSAEELASWINQLRDDASPPLTANRTMGALGNIVASRIAREFRVGGPSFALAGEENSGIRSLETAARMLQSGEIDRALVGAVDLAGDLRAVLGRHDQRPFSTSGRALPFDQRADGSLAGEGAASVVLKRLDDAERDGDRIYAVIRGIGSSSGETTTSSREEGYCRALERAYSDAGVNPVTVSYLEAHASGLPAEDRMEAAALASFFGTSPTDDTPPRRERSCAVSSVAADIGQSGAASGLASLVRGCLALYQEIIPPCRGVETPCHELSSPGPLYIPRAPRYWLRNRGEGPRRAGVSVFSTDGGCSHVVLEGWDNQPQRFEAERMAPLGPGSEFLFTLCGDNPADLTRGLGLLRQRAAHAADDGLGTLAREWYDRAVTHDSEAKARPRALALVARTRDELMALIDRGEELLASGCSTAELLAHPALHDRLFYSPAPLGLEGKLAFVFPGSGNHYPGMGMELSCHWPGILRSQDENNLYLRSQFQPERFWNGAPSAEIDNDHRAVLFGQVAIGCIASDLVRGFGVEPQAAIGYSLGESAALFALGAWHDRDGMLTRMHNSTLFTRDLAGECRAAQRAWGLAEGTEVQWSIGMVAASATEVTRALEGTARVYLLIVNTPDECVIGGDSDEVSQVVERIKRPFFPLRGVTTAHCGVAREVAGPYRQLHLFPTTPPAGIRFYSGARNAAYELNRESAADSILAQAVEGINFPATIQQAYDDGVRLFLEMGPGSSCSRMIGRILEERPHLARPICHQGQDQLSGLLRLLAQLTAERVPLDLSPLFPAPAVTLAEKAKGTMVRVPCGGLPFQPSLPPRRSRPALKQDPPPSEASVPREGGGAQPASLPFSREERRAHSSPHDLGTSLHGQVINDFAASQQAQIRAHEAYLKVSENLTGGMLQALRLQAALTQALGDDLPPVLPPLAGEEAGAVTAASTPPRPAPPRTCVFDRDMCLEFATGSVGRMLGPDFAELDRLPTRVRLPDEPLMLVDRIVVLEGEPRSMTSGRVVTEHDILANAWYLDGGRIPTCIAVEAGQADLFLSGYLGIDFITRGLAVYRLLDAVVTFHRPLPVAGETIRYDIRIERFFRQGDTYLFRFRFDATVGGKPLLTMRDGSAGFFTSQELEAGRGIVRPAVDPRPTKGLLPDNWRDLVPLEREGYDGDQLDRLRRGDLAGCFGPSFSRLGLNHPLTIPGGAMRLVHRVREIDPSGGRYGLGQIIAEADIHPDDWFITCHFVDDRVMPGTLMYECCMHTLRILLLRRGWVAETGRATWEPLPGVDSRLRCRGQVLESTKVVTYEVAIRQLGYGPEPFAIADALMYADGKPIVEIGDMSVRLSGTGREELEALWRGGHGAVETHCNASLQKPAIYTKQQILAYSNGNPSEGFGEPYRVFDSQRRIARLPGPPFQFMDRITAVQGEPWRMVAGPWAEAQYDIPGDAWYFAAERQGRMPFAVLLEAALQPCGWLAAYVGSALTSPSDISFRNLGGNAVRHRDVTPDSGTLTMTASLTKVATSGGMIIQEYDFAVADQEGMVYEGETMFGFFSREALASQVGIRDATPYLPTAEEIARGRALSYPTEPPYPEKQLRMIDRIELFVADGGPAGLGYLRGVKEVDPEEWFFTAHFYQDPVTPGSLGLESFLQLVKFAAVERWGWGQDSVLSPAATGQRHRWLYRGQVVPTNSTVTVEAWITSCDDDQRLLVADGMLSVDGRPIYQMNDFTLRMERPFLEKQ from the coding sequence ATGCACCAGTCATCATCTGTCGCGATCGTAGGGATCGGAGGTATCTTTCCCGATGCACCGGATCTTGCCCGCTTCTGGGACAACATCCGCCTGGCCAGGAGCGCTAGCCGGGTTGTTCCCGAGGGACGCTGGCGCCTCGGGGTGGAGACGGCCTATCACCCCGAGGTGGGGAGGGTCGACCATGTCTACTCCCGCCACGGCTGCTTCATCCAGGAGATCCCCTCCCTTGCCGGCCTGAGCGGCCTTGCGCCCGGCTTCCAGTTGCCGGACGGCCTGGACCCGCTCTTCCACCTGCTGATCCACGCCGGCACGCGGGCCTTTGACGACGGCATCACCGAACCGCTGGACCGCTCCCGCATCGGCGTCATCATCGGCAACCTGGCCCTGCCCAGCGAGACCTCGGCGCTTATCTCCCGTCAGTGGCTGGGGAGGAGTTTCCAGGAGAAGCTGCTGGGACACGCCCCGCAAGCTTCCGCCGTCAACCCGATCAATCGCTACGTCGCCGGTCTGCCGGCAGGGATGCTGGCCCAGGCCCTCGGCCTGGGCGGCACGAGCTGCGCCCTGGACGCGGCCTGCGCCTCCTCGCTCTACGCCATCAAGCTCGCCTGCGACGAGCTGCTCTCCGGCCGCACCGACGCCATGCTCTCCGGCGGCCTCTCCCGCCCCGACCCGCTCTACACCCAGATGGGCTTCTCCCAGTTGCGCGCCCTGTCGAGGCGCGGTATCTGCTCCCCCTTCGACGCCTCGGGCGACGGCCTGGTGGTGGGCGAAGGGGCCGGCATCTTCCTGCTCAAGCGGACCGAGGATGCCCTGGCCCATGGCGACCGAATCTACGGCATCATCCGGGGCATCGGTCTCTCCAACGACGTGGGAGGCAGCCTTCTGGCCCCCCTCTCCGAGGGACAGGTGCGCGCCATGCGCAACGCCTACGCCAGGGCGGGCTGGGACCCGTCCGACGTCGACCTGATCGAATGCCACGCCACCGGAACCCAGGTGGGGGACGCCACCGAGGTGGCCAGCCTGCGGGAGCTGTGGGGCGCCAGCCGTCCCGAGGGGAGAACCTGCGTCATCGGCTCCATCAAATCCAACATCGGCCACCTGCTCACCGCCGCCGGCGCCGCGGCCCTGACCAAGGTACTCCTGGCCATGACCGAGGAACAGCTCCCCCCCACCGCCAACTTCAGTTCCCCCCAGCCGGGCATGGACCTGGACAACAGCCCCTTCCGGGTGCTGACCGAGGGTATCCCCTGGGAGCGTCGCGGCAAGGGCATCCCCCGCAGGGCCGCGGTGAGCGCCTTCGGCTTTGGCGGCATCAACGCCCATCTACTGGTGGAGGAATGGCTTCCGGAAAGCGGGCGAACCCGGCCGGGCAAACACGACCAGAAACCCAAACCGCACCCCGGCGTGGCGGTGGTCGGCATGGATGCCCGCTTCGGACCCTGGCAATCGCTGCGTGCGTTCCAGGAGCGGGTGCTGGGAGGCGGGCCCCACACAACCCCCACACCCCCCACCAGATGGTGGGGAGCCCAGGAGAGCGCCTGGTACCAGGAAGAGGGGCTGCAGCAAACCCCCTTCAACGGCTTCTACCTGGACGAGGTGGCCGTGGCCGCGGAGCAGTTCCGCATTCCTCCCCGCGAGATCGAGGAGATGCTGCCCCAGCAGATCCTGATGCTCACCTCAGCCGCGGCCGCCATGGCCGACGCCGGCCTGGACCGGGAGGGAAACCTGAGGGCCGGTGTATTTGTCGGCATCAGCCTTGACCTGAACAGCACCAATTTCAGCTTCCGCTGGTCCCTGGCAGAACGGGCGAAGGAGTGGGCCAGGGAGTTGGGACGCCAGATGTCGGCCGAGGAGCTGGCCAGCTGGATTAACCAGCTGCGCGATGACGCCTCCCCCCCCCTGACCGCCAACCGTACCATGGGCGCCCTGGGGAACATCGTGGCCAGCAGGATCGCCCGCGAATTCCGGGTGGGAGGCCCCAGCTTCGCCCTGGCAGGGGAGGAGAATTCCGGCATCCGCTCCCTGGAAACAGCCGCGCGCATGCTCCAGTCCGGCGAAATCGACCGTGCCCTGGTGGGGGCGGTGGACCTGGCCGGCGACCTGCGCGCCGTGCTGGGACGCCATGACCAACGGCCGTTCTCCACATCCGGCCGGGCTCTCCCCTTCGACCAGCGGGCCGACGGTTCCCTGGCGGGAGAGGGGGCGGCCAGCGTGGTGCTCAAGCGCCTGGACGACGCCGAGCGCGACGGGGACCGGATCTACGCCGTCATCCGCGGCATCGGCAGCTCCAGCGGCGAAACCACCACCTCCAGCCGGGAAGAGGGCTACTGCCGGGCCCTGGAACGGGCCTACAGCGACGCAGGCGTCAACCCAGTCACTGTCTCCTACCTGGAGGCCCATGCCAGCGGCCTGCCCGCCGAGGACCGCATGGAGGCGGCCGCCCTGGCGAGCTTCTTCGGCACCAGTCCCACGGACGACACCCCTCCCCGACGGGAGCGTTCCTGCGCCGTCTCCAGCGTCGCCGCCGACATCGGCCAGAGCGGCGCTGCCTCGGGCCTGGCCTCCCTGGTGCGTGGCTGCCTGGCCCTCTACCAGGAAATCATCCCCCCCTGTCGCGGCGTGGAGACGCCCTGCCACGAGCTTTCCTCCCCTGGGCCGCTGTATATCCCCCGCGCCCCGCGCTATTGGCTGCGCAACCGGGGCGAGGGGCCGCGGCGGGCCGGGGTCAGCGTGTTCAGTACGGATGGCGGATGCAGCCATGTTGTCCTGGAGGGATGGGACAACCAGCCGCAGCGCTTCGAAGCGGAACGCATGGCGCCGCTGGGTCCGGGATCGGAATTTCTCTTCACCCTCTGCGGCGACAATCCGGCCGACCTGACCCGCGGGCTCGGCCTGCTGCGCCAGCGCGCGGCCCATGCAGCGGATGACGGCCTGGGGACCCTGGCCCGAGAATGGTACGACCGCGCAGTGACGCACGACAGCGAGGCAAAAGCGCGCCCCCGCGCCCTGGCCCTGGTTGCCCGCACCCGGGACGAGCTCATGGCGCTGATCGACCGGGGGGAGGAGCTGCTGGCCTCGGGATGTTCCACCGCCGAACTGCTGGCCCACCCTGCCCTGCACGACCGGCTGTTCTACTCCCCCGCCCCCTTGGGACTGGAGGGAAAGCTGGCCTTCGTCTTCCCCGGCTCCGGCAACCACTACCCGGGCATGGGCATGGAACTTTCCTGCCACTGGCCAGGAATCCTGCGCAGCCAGGACGAGAACAACCTCTACCTGCGCAGCCAGTTCCAGCCGGAACGGTTCTGGAACGGCGCTCCTTCGGCCGAGATAGATAACGACCACCGGGCGGTACTCTTCGGCCAGGTGGCCATCGGCTGCATCGCCAGCGACCTGGTGCGCGGCTTCGGCGTGGAACCGCAGGCGGCCATCGGCTACAGCCTGGGCGAATCGGCGGCCCTATTTGCCCTGGGCGCCTGGCACGACCGGGACGGCATGCTGACCCGCATGCACAACTCCACCCTCTTCACCCGCGATCTGGCCGGGGAATGCCGGGCAGCGCAACGCGCCTGGGGGCTGGCCGAGGGGACCGAAGTGCAGTGGAGCATCGGCATGGTGGCCGCCTCTGCAACGGAGGTTACCCGTGCGCTGGAGGGAACGGCGCGGGTCTACCTGCTGATCGTCAACACCCCGGATGAATGCGTGATCGGCGGAGACAGCGACGAGGTCAGCCAGGTGGTGGAACGGATCAAGCGCCCCTTCTTCCCCCTGCGGGGGGTGACCACGGCTCACTGCGGCGTGGCCAGGGAGGTGGCCGGACCCTACCGGCAGCTGCACCTCTTCCCCACCACCCCGCCAGCGGGAATCCGTTTCTACAGCGGCGCCAGGAACGCTGCCTACGAGCTCAACCGTGAGAGCGCGGCAGACTCGATCCTTGCCCAGGCGGTGGAGGGGATCAACTTCCCGGCCACCATCCAGCAGGCCTATGACGACGGGGTGCGACTATTCCTGGAGATGGGTCCGGGCAGTTCCTGCAGCCGGATGATCGGCCGCATCCTGGAGGAGCGTCCCCACCTGGCCAGGCCCATCTGCCACCAGGGGCAGGACCAGCTCTCCGGACTTTTGCGCCTGCTGGCCCAGCTGACGGCGGAGCGGGTTCCCCTGGACCTCTCCCCGCTCTTCCCCGCGCCCGCGGTTACCCTGGCGGAGAAAGCAAAGGGGACCATGGTTCGCGTCCCCTGCGGCGGGCTGCCGTTCCAGCCCTCCCTCCCGCCGCGCCGCAGCCGGCCGGCACTGAAACAGGACCCGCCACCGTCCGAGGCGTCCGTTCCCCGTGAAGGGGGAGGAGCTCAACCGGCATCCCTACCCTTCTCCAGAGAAGAGAGGCGCGCCCATAGCTCCCCTCATGACCTGGGCACCTCCCTGCACGGTCAGGTGATCAACGACTTCGCTGCCTCCCAGCAGGCGCAGATCAGGGCCCACGAGGCATACCTCAAGGTCTCCGAAAACCTGACCGGCGGCATGCTCCAGGCCCTGCGGCTCCAGGCGGCCCTGACCCAGGCCCTGGGGGATGACCTGCCTCCGGTTCTCCCCCCCCTTGCCGGGGAAGAAGCCGGTGCTGTTACGGCGGCAAGCACGCCCCCCCGCCCCGCGCCACCCAGAACCTGCGTCTTCGACCGCGACATGTGCCTGGAGTTCGCCACGGGAAGCGTGGGACGTATGCTGGGGCCGGATTTCGCCGAACTGGACCGTCTCCCCACCCGGGTGCGCCTGCCTGATGAACCGCTGATGCTGGTGGACCGCATCGTCGTCCTGGAGGGGGAACCGCGCTCCATGACCAGCGGCCGGGTGGTCACCGAGCACGACATCCTGGCCAACGCCTGGTACCTGGACGGCGGCCGCATACCCACCTGCATCGCCGTGGAGGCCGGCCAGGCCGACCTGTTCCTCTCCGGCTACCTGGGAATCGACTTCATCACCCGCGGCCTTGCGGTGTATCGCCTGCTGGACGCGGTGGTCACCTTCCACCGCCCGCTGCCGGTGGCGGGGGAGACCATCCGCTACGACATCCGCATCGAGCGTTTCTTCCGCCAGGGGGACACCTACCTGTTCCGCTTCCGCTTCGACGCAACGGTGGGGGGCAAACCGCTCCTGACCATGCGGGACGGCAGCGCCGGCTTCTTCACCAGCCAGGAGCTGGAGGCGGGCCGAGGGATCGTACGCCCTGCCGTGGATCCGCGCCCCACAAAGGGGCTCCTACCGGACAACTGGCGAGACCTGGTTCCTCTGGAGCGGGAGGGGTACGACGGGGACCAGCTGGACCGCCTGCGCCGGGGGGACCTGGCCGGCTGCTTCGGGCCATCCTTCTCCCGGCTGGGCCTGAACCATCCCCTGACCATCCCGGGGGGCGCCATGCGCCTGGTGCACCGGGTGCGGGAGATCGACCCCAGCGGCGGACGCTACGGCCTGGGCCAGATCATTGCCGAGGCCGACATCCACCCGGACGACTGGTTCATCACCTGCCACTTCGTGGATGACCGGGTCATGCCCGGAACCCTGATGTACGAATGCTGCATGCACACCCTGCGCATCCTGCTGCTGCGCAGGGGATGGGTGGCCGAAACCGGCAGGGCAACCTGGGAGCCGCTCCCCGGCGTGGACAGCCGTCTGCGCTGCCGGGGCCAGGTCCTGGAGAGCACCAAAGTCGTCACCTACGAGGTGGCCATCCGCCAGCTGGGCTACGGCCCGGAGCCGTTCGCCATCGCCGATGCCCTGATGTACGCCGACGGAAAGCCGATCGTGGAGATCGGCGACATGTCGGTGCGCCTGTCAGGCACCGGCCGGGAAGAACTGGAGGCGCTGTGGCGGGGTGGGCATGGAGCGGTAGAGACGCATTGCAATGCGTCTCTACAAAAGCCGGCCATCTACACCAAGCAGCAGATCCTTGCCTACAGCAACGGCAACCCCTCCGAGGGGTTCGGCGAGCCGTACCGCGTCTTTGACAGCCAGCGCAGGATCGCCCGCCTCCCCGGCCCCCCCTTCCAGTTCATGGACCGGATCACCGCCGTGCAGGGGGAGCCGTGGCGCATGGTTGCCGGCCCGTGGGCCGAGGCCCAGTACGACATTCCAGGCGATGCCTGGTACTTCGCCGCCGAGCGCCAGGGGCGCATGCCTTTCGCGGTGCTGCTGGAGGCGGCCCTGCAGCCCTGCGGCTGGCTGGCAGCCTACGTTGGCTCGGCCCTGACCTCGCCCAGCGACATTTCCTTCCGCAACCTTGGGGGGAATGCGGTGCGGCACCGCGATGTCACACCGGACAGCGGTACCCTGACCATGACCGCCAGCCTGACCAAGGTGGCCACCAGCGGCGGCATGATCATCCAGGAGTACGACTTCGCCGTTGCCGACCAAGAGGGGATGGTCTACGAGGGGGAGACCATGTTCGGCTTCTTCTCCCGTGAGGCGCTGGCCTCCCAGGTGGGTATCCGCGACGCCACCCCCTACCTCCCCACGGCGGAAGAGATTGCACGGGGCCGCGCACTCTCCTACCCTACAGAGCCACCTTATCCAGAGAAACAGCTCCGCATGATCGACCGCATCGAGCTGTTCGTGGCCGACGGCGGCCCTGCCGGGCTGGGCTACCTGCGGGGGGTCAAGGAGGTTGACCCTGAGGAGTGGTTCTTCACGGCCCACTTCTACCAGGACCCGGTCACCCCCGGATCACTGGGGCTGGAGTCGTTCCTGCAACTGGTAAAGTTCGCCGCCGTGGAGCGCTGGGGATGGGGGCAGGACTCCGTTCTGAGCCCCGCGGCCACCGGCCAGCGCCATCGCTGGCTCTACCGGGGCCAGGTCGTCCCCACAAACAGCACGGTAACGGTGGAGGCCTGGATCACGTCCTGTGACGACGACCAGCGCCTGCTTGTGGCCGACGGCATGCTCTCCGTGGACGGCCGCCCCATCTACCAGATGAACGATTTCACCCTGCGCATGGAGCGCCCCTTTTTGGAGAAGCAGTAA
- a CDS encoding 3-oxoacyl-ACP synthase III, which yields MKYRAVTLESFGYQLAPVVVSTSDLEARLEPLYRQLRIAPGQLQAMTGIRERRWWEPGYPLSQGAIAAARKALAASAVPVDQIGALIYAGVCREQFEPATACRVAHGLGIGGQAAVFDISNACLGVLNGMLDLANRIELGQIRAGMVVSCESAREINEIMIERMLKERRMEHFASSLATLTGGSGAVAVLLTDGSFSGAQRRKLLGGVCLSAPEHHQFCLWGMAPDGRGGYQQVMSTDGVNVMNHGVELGKRTWNAFLPHLGWSAEQVDQVICHQVGSAHQNAILKTLGISADQDFTTYEYLGNMGTVSLPLTAALAAERDILLTGDRVALLGIGSGLNCLMLGVEW from the coding sequence ATGAAATACCGCGCAGTTACCCTGGAATCATTTGGCTATCAACTAGCGCCGGTGGTGGTCTCCACCAGCGACCTGGAGGCGCGCCTGGAGCCGCTCTACCGGCAATTACGCATCGCGCCGGGACAGCTGCAGGCCATGACCGGCATCCGCGAGCGACGCTGGTGGGAACCGGGCTATCCCCTCTCCCAGGGGGCCATCGCCGCCGCCCGCAAGGCGCTGGCAGCCAGCGCCGTCCCGGTTGACCAGATCGGCGCCCTGATCTACGCCGGCGTCTGCCGAGAACAGTTCGAGCCGGCCACCGCCTGTCGCGTGGCCCACGGCTTGGGCATCGGCGGCCAGGCAGCTGTGTTCGACATCTCCAACGCCTGTCTGGGCGTCCTGAACGGCATGCTGGATCTGGCCAACCGCATCGAGTTGGGGCAGATCAGGGCCGGCATGGTGGTCTCCTGCGAAAGCGCGCGGGAGATAAACGAGATCATGATCGAGCGCATGCTGAAAGAACGGCGCATGGAGCATTTCGCCTCATCCCTGGCCACCCTGACCGGCGGCTCGGGCGCGGTGGCGGTGCTGCTGACCGACGGCTCCTTCTCCGGCGCGCAGCGGCGCAAATTGCTGGGCGGAGTCTGCCTGTCCGCGCCGGAGCACCACCAGTTCTGCCTGTGGGGCATGGCGCCCGACGGCAGGGGCGGCTACCAGCAGGTCATGTCCACCGACGGGGTCAACGTCATGAACCACGGGGTGGAACTGGGTAAACGCACCTGGAACGCCTTCCTCCCCCACCTGGGGTGGAGCGCGGAGCAGGTGGACCAGGTGATCTGCCACCAGGTCGGCTCGGCCCACCAGAACGCCATCCTGAAAACCCTGGGCATATCCGCCGACCAGGACTTCACCACCTACGAATACCTGGGCAACATGGGCACGGTCTCCCTGCCGCTGACCGCTGCCCTGGCGGCCGAGCGGGACATTCTGCTCACCGGCGACCGGGTGGCTCTGCTGGGCATCGGCAGCGGCCTCAACTGCCTGATGCTGGGAGTGGAATGGTGA
- a CDS encoding alpha/beta fold hydrolase yields the protein MVSDPLKRHYPFQSHHLDLDGLAYHYLDEGSGPAVVMLHGNPSWSFYYRNLVRELSASYRCIVPDHIGCGLSDKPGDERYDYTLARRVQDLERLLDHLAIRDNITLVVHDWGGMIGMAYAVAHPRAIRRLVVMNTAAFQLPPGKPFPLALRICRDTRLGSLLVRGFNAFSLAASFVGCKRNPLSRELRRLYRLPYGSWNDRIATLRFVQDIPLKPGDRGFDLVNSVDRGLDQFRDLPLLLVWGERDFVFDRHFLAEWRRRFPQAEVHSYADAGHYILEDMKDEVVPIISAFLKRTE from the coding sequence ATGGTGAGCGATCCCCTGAAGCGGCACTACCCCTTTCAGAGCCACCATCTGGACCTGGACGGCCTGGCCTACCACTACCTGGACGAGGGGAGCGGTCCAGCGGTGGTCATGCTCCACGGCAACCCCTCCTGGTCGTTCTACTACCGCAACCTGGTCAGGGAGCTTTCCGCCAGCTACCGCTGCATCGTTCCGGACCACATCGGCTGCGGCCTTTCCGACAAGCCGGGTGACGAGCGCTACGACTACACCCTGGCCCGGCGGGTGCAGGACCTTGAGCGGCTGCTGGACCACCTGGCCATCAGGGACAACATCACCCTGGTGGTTCACGACTGGGGCGGCATGATCGGCATGGCCTACGCAGTGGCCCACCCCAGGGCCATCCGACGGCTGGTGGTGATGAACACTGCCGCCTTCCAGCTCCCCCCGGGGAAACCATTCCCCCTGGCGCTCAGGATCTGCCGCGACACCCGCCTGGGGAGCCTGCTGGTGCGCGGGTTCAACGCCTTCAGCCTGGCCGCCTCCTTCGTGGGCTGCAAACGAAATCCCCTGTCCCGAGAGCTGCGCCGGCTCTACCGCCTCCCCTACGGCTCCTGGAACGACCGCATCGCCACCCTGCGCTTCGTCCAGGACATTCCGCTCAAGCCCGGGGACCGCGGCTTTGATCTGGTGAACAGTGTTGACCGGGGGCTGGACCAGTTCCGCGACCTGCCGCTGCTCTTGGTCTGGGGCGAGCGGGACTTTGTCTTCGACCGCCACTTCCTGGCCGAATGGCGGCGCCGTTTTCCGCAGGCAGAGGTCCACAGCTATGCCGATGCCGGCCACTACATCCTGGAGGACATGAAGGACGAGGTGGTGCCGATCATCTCCGCGTTCCTCAAACGGACGGAGTGA
- a CDS encoding chemotaxis protein CheW — MSNLPSVVGERSGASRELIQLVSFELGGEEYGVDVMKVREIIRMPQITSMPNTPGYVDGIINLRGAVLPIISLRRRFGMCDGEADHRRRILVMEVGEGTTGFVVDAVAEVLRVAAADIQPPPAVSQGAMAQECINGVINHAERLLIVLDLDRLFGGEETLLLESF; from the coding sequence ATGAGCAACCTGCCATCGGTTGTAGGGGAGAGGAGTGGTGCCTCCCGGGAGCTGATCCAGCTGGTCAGCTTCGAACTGGGGGGTGAGGAGTACGGGGTTGACGTGATGAAGGTACGGGAAATCATCCGCATGCCCCAGATCACCAGCATGCCCAATACGCCCGGGTACGTGGACGGTATCATCAACCTGCGGGGTGCGGTGCTGCCGATCATCTCCCTGCGCCGGCGCTTCGGCATGTGCGACGGCGAGGCCGACCACCGCAGGCGGATCCTGGTCATGGAGGTGGGAGAGGGAACCACCGGATTCGTGGTTGACGCGGTTGCCGAGGTGCTGCGCGTCGCGGCGGCCGATATCCAGCCCCCCCCGGCCGTATCCCAGGGAGCCATGGCCCAGGAGTGCATCAACGGCGTAATCAACCACGCCGAGCGGTTGCTGATCGTGCTGGACCTGGACAGGCTGTTCGGCGGGGAGGAGACGCTGCTGCTGGAGAGTTTCTGA
- a CDS encoding methyl-accepting chemotaxis protein, with the protein MSTLLNMKIGARLGFGFGFVLLLLVAMGGISIRNMGAINRGVEQIVTVDYAKINLANDINARVVTLLENFALMQLKDQTGKIEVKRDIDTLRSEYRGLMEKLEKLETTAEGKGLIAAAKVALANGTTANNRVIELSLANSAAEALSVYNNEAYPLNRKIKAAFNDIVKYQEGVMEVSHGEATRVFGSTRLINVVLVVVALLVGILTSYLITLSITRPLAEGIRIADALADGNLTIQVSSTGRDETGLLIEHLGHMVHNLRDMISRTVDISSGIAAASNQLHSTATQIATGAEEVSCQANTVATASEEMSATSSDIARNCSMAADASRQTSESANSGAQVVNETITGMNVIADRVRETSKTIEALGTRSDQIGEIIGTIEDIADQTNLLALNAAIEAARAGEQGRGFAVVADEVRALAERTTKATREIGEMIKAIQRETQEAVTAMDEGVREVEKGAESSQKSGRALEEILERINEVSMQVNQIATAAEEQTATTGEVTSNIQQINEVVHSTAQGAEETAKAAAQLAGQAEELQGLVSRFRLS; encoded by the coding sequence ATGTCAACATTACTGAATATGAAGATCGGAGCCCGGCTCGGGTTTGGTTTCGGTTTCGTGCTGCTGCTGCTGGTCGCCATGGGAGGGATCAGCATCAGGAACATGGGCGCCATCAATCGCGGGGTGGAACAGATCGTGACGGTGGATTACGCCAAGATCAACCTGGCCAATGATATCAACGCGAGGGTTGTCACTCTCCTCGAAAATTTCGCGTTGATGCAGTTGAAGGACCAGACCGGAAAGATTGAGGTGAAACGGGATATCGACACACTCCGTTCCGAATACCGTGGTCTGATGGAGAAGCTGGAGAAGCTGGAGACGACCGCCGAAGGGAAAGGGCTGATTGCCGCGGCCAAGGTTGCGCTGGCAAACGGCACAACCGCCAACAATCGGGTGATAGAACTGAGCCTTGCCAACAGTGCGGCCGAAGCCCTTTCGGTGTACAACAACGAGGCGTATCCCCTGAACCGGAAGATCAAGGCCGCCTTCAACGACATCGTCAAGTACCAGGAAGGGGTGATGGAGGTCAGTCATGGTGAGGCGACAAGGGTGTTCGGGAGTACCCGCCTGATCAACGTCGTCCTTGTCGTCGTGGCGCTGCTGGTCGGCATCCTGACCAGTTATCTGATCACCCTCAGCATCACCCGCCCCCTGGCCGAGGGGATCAGGATCGCCGATGCCCTTGCCGACGGCAACCTGACCATCCAGGTCTCCTCCACGGGTAGGGACGAGACCGGCCTGCTCATAGAGCACCTGGGGCACATGGTGCACAACCTGCGCGACATGATCTCCCGCACCGTGGACATCTCGTCAGGTATCGCCGCCGCCTCCAACCAGCTGCATTCCACCGCCACCCAGATCGCCACCGGTGCGGAGGAAGTGTCCTGCCAGGCCAATACCGTGGCCACCGCCAGCGAGGAGATGTCGGCAACCAGCAGCGACATCGCCCGGAACTGCTCCATGGCCGCCGATGCCTCCCGCCAGACCAGCGAATCGGCCAATTCCGGCGCCCAGGTGGTCAACGAGACCATCACCGGCATGAACGTGATCGCCGACCGCGTGCGTGAAACCTCCAAAACCATCGAGGCCCTGGGCACCCGCTCGGACCAGATCGGGGAGATCATCGGCACCATCGAGGATATCGCCGACCAGACCAACCTGCTGGCGCTGAACGCGGCCATCGAGGCGGCCCGTGCCGGGGAACAGGGCCGCGGCTTCGCCGTGGTCGCCGATGAGGTGCGGGCACTGGCGGAGCGGACCACCAAGGCCACCCGGGAGATCGGGGAAATGATCAAGGCCATCCAGAGGGAAACCCAGGAAGCGGTCACTGCCATGGACGAGGGGGTGCGCGAAGTGGAAAAGGGAGCGGAATCGTCGCAGAAATCGGGTCGGGCCCTGGAGGAAATCCTGGAGCGGATCAACGAAGTCAGCATGCAGGTCAACCAGATCGCCACGGCGGCCGAAGAACAGACCGCGACCACCGGAGAGGTGACCAGCAACATCCAGCAGATCAACGAGGTCGTCCACAGCACGGCCCAGGGAGCCGAGGAAACCGCCAAGGCTGCCGCCCAGTTGGCCGGTCAGGCCGAAGAGTTGCAGGGTCTCGTCAGCCGCTTCCGGCTGTCCTAG